A stretch of the Octopus bimaculoides isolate UCB-OBI-ISO-001 chromosome 8, ASM119413v2, whole genome shotgun sequence genome encodes the following:
- the LOC106873319 gene encoding transmembrane protein 41A isoform X1, with product MMLYEQRWLCVPILFALSSIWIYYLSTYAPAIGGEHSNSTLRFPSNLEELNSLVSHLSLYKNDHMSYIFLLFCSAYLYKQAFAIPGSVFLNLLAGALFGTVLGFITTSFLTACGATCCYLLSENFGKPYIIKKFHKRISYLNEKIQANMDSLFYFLLFLRLFPMSPNWFLNISSPILDIPIHYFFFSVLVGLMPYNFICVQTGCVLSSIRSVNDIFTISTVLKLLGIAVVAVLPGCVIKFWKQKSVKQE from the exons ATGATGTTGTATGAACAGCGTTGGTTGTGTGTGCCTATCCTATTTGCTCTGTCGTCCATATGGATTTATTACCTGTCTACGTATGCACCTGCAATTGGAGGAGAGCATAGTAACAG CACTTTAAGGTTTCCCTCAAACCTTGAAGAACTGAATTCCTTGGTGTCTCACCTCAGTCTCTACAAGAATGACCACATGTCATatatcttcctccttttctgTTCTGCCTATCTCTACAAACAGGCTTTTGCAATTCCAGGATCAGTTTTCCTG aaTCTGTTGGCTGGCGCTCTCTTCGGTACTGTACTTGGCTTTATTACAACAAGTTTTTTGACTGCCTGCGGTGCCACTTGCTGTTATTTGCTTTCAGAAAATTTTGGAAAACCttacataattaaaaaatttcatAAACGAATTTCTTACCTGAATGAAAAG ATCCAAGCCAACATGGACAGTCTGTTTTATTTCCTGCTTTTCCTTCGGTTGTTCCCTATGTCCCCTAATTGGTTCCTCAACATCTCATCACCAATACTTGACATTCCAATACACTATTTCTTCTTCTCAGTTTTGGTGG GTTTGATGCCATACAACTTCATTTGTGTTCAGACCGGCTGTGTCTTGTCTTCAATACGGTCCGTCAATGATATATTTACGATTTCAACTGTTTTGAAACTTCTCGGCATTGCCGTTGTAGCTGTCCTTCCTGGATGCGTCATCAAGTTTTGGAAACAAAAATCTgttaaacaagaataa
- the LOC106873319 gene encoding transmembrane protein 41A isoform X2, giving the protein MILRIISLWQSVLMRNRYFRTLRFPSNLEELNSLVSHLSLYKNDHMSYIFLLFCSAYLYKQAFAIPGSVFLNLLAGALFGTVLGFITTSFLTACGATCCYLLSENFGKPYIIKKFHKRISYLNEKIQANMDSLFYFLLFLRLFPMSPNWFLNISSPILDIPIHYFFFSVLVGLMPYNFICVQTGCVLSSIRSVNDIFTISTVLKLLGIAVVAVLPGCVIKFWKQKSVKQE; this is encoded by the exons ATGATTCTGCGAATTATATCTCTTTGGCagtctgtactgatgagaaacagatattttcg CACTTTAAGGTTTCCCTCAAACCTTGAAGAACTGAATTCCTTGGTGTCTCACCTCAGTCTCTACAAGAATGACCACATGTCATatatcttcctccttttctgTTCTGCCTATCTCTACAAACAGGCTTTTGCAATTCCAGGATCAGTTTTCCTG aaTCTGTTGGCTGGCGCTCTCTTCGGTACTGTACTTGGCTTTATTACAACAAGTTTTTTGACTGCCTGCGGTGCCACTTGCTGTTATTTGCTTTCAGAAAATTTTGGAAAACCttacataattaaaaaatttcatAAACGAATTTCTTACCTGAATGAAAAG ATCCAAGCCAACATGGACAGTCTGTTTTATTTCCTGCTTTTCCTTCGGTTGTTCCCTATGTCCCCTAATTGGTTCCTCAACATCTCATCACCAATACTTGACATTCCAATACACTATTTCTTCTTCTCAGTTTTGGTGG GTTTGATGCCATACAACTTCATTTGTGTTCAGACCGGCTGTGTCTTGTCTTCAATACGGTCCGTCAATGATATATTTACGATTTCAACTGTTTTGAAACTTCTCGGCATTGCCGTTGTAGCTGTCCTTCCTGGATGCGTCATCAAGTTTTGGAAACAAAAATCTgttaaacaagaataa
- the LOC106873319 gene encoding transmembrane protein 41A isoform X3, whose translation MTANISTLRFPSNLEELNSLVSHLSLYKNDHMSYIFLLFCSAYLYKQAFAIPGSVFLNLLAGALFGTVLGFITTSFLTACGATCCYLLSENFGKPYIIKKFHKRISYLNEKIQANMDSLFYFLLFLRLFPMSPNWFLNISSPILDIPIHYFFFSVLVGLMPYNFICVQTGCVLSSIRSVNDIFTISTVLKLLGIAVVAVLPGCVIKFWKQKSVKQE comes from the exons ATGACAGCAAATATCAg CACTTTAAGGTTTCCCTCAAACCTTGAAGAACTGAATTCCTTGGTGTCTCACCTCAGTCTCTACAAGAATGACCACATGTCATatatcttcctccttttctgTTCTGCCTATCTCTACAAACAGGCTTTTGCAATTCCAGGATCAGTTTTCCTG aaTCTGTTGGCTGGCGCTCTCTTCGGTACTGTACTTGGCTTTATTACAACAAGTTTTTTGACTGCCTGCGGTGCCACTTGCTGTTATTTGCTTTCAGAAAATTTTGGAAAACCttacataattaaaaaatttcatAAACGAATTTCTTACCTGAATGAAAAG ATCCAAGCCAACATGGACAGTCTGTTTTATTTCCTGCTTTTCCTTCGGTTGTTCCCTATGTCCCCTAATTGGTTCCTCAACATCTCATCACCAATACTTGACATTCCAATACACTATTTCTTCTTCTCAGTTTTGGTGG GTTTGATGCCATACAACTTCATTTGTGTTCAGACCGGCTGTGTCTTGTCTTCAATACGGTCCGTCAATGATATATTTACGATTTCAACTGTTTTGAAACTTCTCGGCATTGCCGTTGTAGCTGTCCTTCCTGGATGCGTCATCAAGTTTTGGAAACAAAAATCTgttaaacaagaataa